The sequence GCGACACGGCGGACGTCCTCGTTGCGGAAGTGGACTCCGAAGCGGGACAGCCCCCAGTGCTTCGACACGCGCTCCTCGAGGACCGGGGGAGGCGTCATCCACAGGCGACGTGCCTGCGTCCCCTGTGCGGCACGGGAGCGAAGCTCCTCGAGGTTGCGCGCAGTCTCACGGGCGTCAACGAGAGTCTTGCCCGCGTTCGGGCCTTGAGTCCGCGCGTCATTCACGCCGATGAAGAAGATGATCCAATCCGGCTGCTGGATGAGGGCGTTCCCCATCCGCACCAACCCATGCGTGGTCGTCTCACCGCCGACAGCGTTGATGGCCACTGAGACCTCATCATGGGGACGCTGAGCAGCCACCAACTCCTGGAGAATGACCGCCCAGGATTGAGGATCTGCCGTGTGACTGTCGCCGAACGTGACGATGCGTGCGCTCTTGCGCAGCGGTAGCTTTTCCAGCATCCGGCTGAACTCGGGTTCCGCGAGCAGCCCCTGTGCGGCTTCTCTTGCGCCCTTCTGGCTCTGAGCGAGCTCGGCGCGGTACGTCTCCGGCTCGAGGCCGAGCAAGGCGGCGCACGTCTCGACAGATACTTTGCCGCCGCCCGGAAGCGACGAGACGGTCCTCTCCGGTTGAAGGACTTTCACGAGCCAGCGCCTCTGTTCAGTTGACCATTCCATGTGCTCCATCTCCGGTGATTGGGGAGGCACAGAGGTACCGGACAGGGGCCGCACGGTCAGCTCGCGTTGCCCCGCGGCCAAACCCTTGAAATGACTCCTTCCTTACGCAGCGGCGAGTGACTTGCTCAGGTTCCACGCCCAAACGCGCAGGGGTCGTGCTCGCGGAGGCCCGTGAGTGTCAGGCCATCAGCCGTAATTCCCTCAAGCAGGGGCGGAGCCGGGGCTGGCGGAGGAGAGCCCCGCCTTTATTGACACCACGGCTGAGGCACCAACGCCGGGACGCTCGCTTCGAGTCCTTTGACACCAACGCCGGGCTATTGTGCGACGTGTCTGGACCCACGACGTTCACACCTTCCGCTCGCCCGACCGAGACCTGACATGAGCCTCTCTTCCTGCGCACGTAGACTGTTGTCGGCTTTGTGGCTCATGGGGGCACTCGCGCTGACGGGATGTGACACCGCTGGCGACGGCGATAGGCCGGCCGGATGCAACAACTCCTGCATCGACGACTCCGACTGCCCCGGGACGCTCTACTGTCTCGACGGAGCGTGCTTCAGCACGGAGTGTTACTCCTCGAACCAGTGCGCGAACGAAGGGAGCTCCTGCGCTGTCAGCGGAGACTGCTGCATGGGCAACTGCAACGGAGGGGTCTGCCGCTCGAGTTGCTCGAGCGGAGCGGACTGCGCCGGCAGTGCGCAGTGCTGCAACTCCTACAGCGACGGCAAACGCTGCGGGCCGTGCTAGGGGGCGCCTCAGGCCCGCGCGTTCCACAGCGGCGTCGCGGGCACGCGCTCCAGGATGCCGGAGCCGAAGACGCGGTCCAGCTCCAGGTACTCCAGATGCACGTAGCCGATGTGGCAGCCGCACACCGCCTTCGAGCACGGACGCGGCTTCAGCGCCGCGTCGAAGTCCGGCGCGTAGATGTTGCCGATGGGCTCGTCGATGAAGTGGCACCGGCGCGCGGTGCCCTCGCCGTCCACGGAGATGACGGACTCGCCACCCCGGCAGGCCCGGCCCAGGCTGGGGTGGCGCGTGTTGTTGACGGGGAAGAGCGGGTCCACGCGGGTGAA comes from Pyxidicoccus parkwaysis and encodes:
- a CDS encoding SGNH/GDSL hydrolase family protein — its product is MEWSTEQRRWLVKVLQPERTVSSLPGGGKVSVETCAALLGLEPETYRAELAQSQKGAREAAQGLLAEPEFSRMLEKLPLRKSARIVTFGDSHTADPQSWAVILQELVAAQRPHDEVSVAINAVGGETTTHGLVRMGNALIQQPDWIIFFIGVNDARTQGPNAGKTLVDARETARNLEELRSRAAQGTQARRLWMTPPPVLEERVSKHWGLSRFGVHFRNEDVRRVAEAIRALEEPTVDLFAAFGASPPPELFTEDGLHLSLAGQRKVVLELMRTWSRVQ